The genomic window ACTTTTTTCTTCATGGTTAACCTACCTTCCTAGACGCTGCGAAGGGATTTCTGAGAAAATTCAATAGTTGAGATCTGGACTTTACCGGTTTACAACACCGAACTTTTTCTTGATTTGTCGGACCGATAATGATAGTATCTCATTGCAGTTTAGCACCTTGGGGGTCGGCTGTCAAGCGGAAAAAGCTGCGCGATATAACGGGCACCGGAGTTCGTAAAACTTATCTATCCAAGGTCTGAATAACTCCCTGAAGTCTCACAAATTCAGTTACACCCAAATCAAAAAAGGATTCGATGATGCTAAATATTATAATGGCTGGTGCTGGAGGGATTGCCAAAATACACATCAGTTCGCTGATGCGTATCCCTAGCGCAAATATCGTTGGCATCGTTGACCCGAATAAGGAGCGCGCTGAAATCCTTGCAAGTACGGTTGGGACAACGGCTTATAAGAACTTAGAAGATTGTGTGGATGGAGCCGATGTGGTATATATCCTCACGCCCCCTTCTACTCATCGGGAATTGGCGCTGACGGCGATTGAGGCTGGAAAGCACGTTGTCTGTGAAAAGCCAATCTCTATCTCCTTGGATGATGCGGAGGCCATGGTACAAGCCGCCGAACAAGCCGATGTGAAACTGATGGTTGCCTTCAACAATCGGTTTAGAATGGGGTTTAATCGTCTCAAGGAGATGGTTCACGCCGGTACATTGGGCAAGCTTGTCAATATGTGGAGTCAACGGATTGGTCCCGGAATTCCTCAAGGGTACAATTGGCGGACAGATCCGCAACTGATGTGCGGTATGAGCATTGAATCCCTTTCGCACGATATTGATCTTATCCGATGGGTAGCAGGAGAAATCGTCGATGTGCGCGCAAATATCGTTGTGTCCAATCCGGATCTAAAGGGTTTCGATGACAATGCACATGTGGTTATGACCCTCTCCAGTGGAGGTACAGCCGTAATTCATGCTAGTTGGTCCTCTCACCTCGGCATGAACGCCCGCGGGGTGATTGGAACTCAAGGCACAGCGGTTGTGGATGGTCCGGGACTCTGGCATGGAAAACATTTCCGTTGGCAGACCTGTGAGATGGAAAACGAGCACATTGAAGTGATCGATGATTCCTATGCCACCTCAGATTG from Candidatus Poribacteria bacterium includes these protein-coding regions:
- a CDS encoding Gfo/Idh/MocA family oxidoreductase, with the protein product MLNIIMAGAGGIAKIHISSLMRIPSANIVGIVDPNKERAEILASTVGTTAYKNLEDCVDGADVVYILTPPSTHRELALTAIEAGKHVVCEKPISISLDDAEAMVQAAEQADVKLMVAFNNRFRMGFNRLKEMVHAGTLGKLVNMWSQRIGPGIPQGYNWRTDPQLMCGMSIESLSHDIDLIRWVAGEIVDVRANIVVSNPDLKGFDDNAHVVMTLSSGGTAVIHASWSSHLGMNARGVIGTQGTAVVDGPGLWHGKHFRWQTCEMENEHIEVIDDSYATSDCYEMESRHFINCIANDLPPTITGVDGLEALKVSHAILDSHQKKEVIFL